From the genome of Cytophagales bacterium WSM2-2:
TAATTATGTACGATGTCATCGCCCCAGCCGTTGAGTTCTTGTGACGTGGTGGGAGGACCTTCAAAGTGGAAAAAAGAAGAATACAACGCATGAGTATTAGGAATTTTTTTCAATGATCCCGGCCCGAAAATTTTTTCCATCTGCGCTTCAAACGACTTTGAAAACAATCCGTCAATATCATGATTGCAATCATCGACCATCACGAAGCCCCCATTTTTCACATACTTCTCAAAGTTCTCTCTCTCTTTCGCGGTAAACTCAACCAGTTTGTGGCCGCTCAGGTAACAGAAAGGGCAGCGGAAGATTTCATCGCTGCTCAGCGCCACAATGTTTTCCTTCGTATCCACTTCCAGGGTGGTGTACTCGATAAGTGAGTTCAACACATTGGAAGGCATTCGCTGATCCACATCCCAATCGCCCGACTCATATTGCAAGCGCGTAAAAAAAAATTTATTTCCGTCGGACATGGATATTCTTGAACGAAATTTCTCGCTTCCTAACTGATTTTTGCTTGAAAATTATACCAGTGGATTCAACAAAAAAAATCCCCAACCGTTCGTCAGGGATTTTTCTAAAAAACATTTTTTCACTTATACCGCATCTGACAGGCTCGAGAATGTAAAGTCTCGGATCTTCAGAGGCGGCAACAGATAATTGACATTCGATTCCACGCTTACCGTACGCTCTACTTTGCCTAACTCTTCAAGATTGTTGAGCATGATAATCGGGCTTTCGTTGAAACGGAAATTTTTGATCGGGTATTGAATTTTTCCATTCTCGATATAGAAAGTACCATCACGGGTAAGCCCTGTGAGCAACAGCGTTTGTGGATCTACATCACGGATGTACCAAAGACGAGTAACGAGTACACCTTTCTTTGTTCCAGCGATAAGTTCTTCCAGTGATTTTGTTCCGCCTTCCATGATGGCAGCATCGGGCCCCGGAACGGCTTTCACGTTTTTATTCTGTGCCCAGTAGCGTGAGTATGTCAGGTTTTTAATCACGCCTTTTTCTATCCAACTTACTTTTTCCTGTGGCCGGCCATCGCCATTCCAGGTGCTTGTCGGCAAATCCGGATGCAAGGGGTTAGAGTATATGTTTACTCTTTCGTCCACCAGCTTTTCACCCAGCTTCGTTCCGCCACCAGGCTTGCTGAGGAAACTCCGGCCTTCATCAGCCTGTCGTGCGTCCAGTCCGAAGAAAATTCGCTCCAGGAGCACGGCTGCGGCTGCGGGCTCGAGAATTACCGTGTATTTGCCAGGCTCTATGCCCTTCGCTGTCGCGGATTTTACCGCCTTCTGAGCAGCTATTTCAGTAGCTTCTTTTACGTTCAACTTCGTGATGTCATTATAGCCACGTGTTGCATAGCCAGAGCCTTTACCATCTTCCGTACGCATCGTGATCGAGAAGTTGGTATTGGTGGAGGTATTGTAAGCAAACAGGCCTTTGGAATTCATCATCGCGGTGAAGCCATTATTATCTTCCAGGAAACCAGCGGCAACGGTCTTGGTGCCTTTTGCCACCTGAAGACTTTGCGCTACTGCATCGGCACGCATTTTCGGTGTTATGGCGGCAGTTGCAGGAACATAAGTGATAGGTTCTGCATATGTCTGAGGGCCAAGGAAAGAAACATACTCAGGATTTTCAGGCGCAAGTTGTGCGAGTTCTTCCGACCTGCGCACTACTTTCTCGAGAGAGGTATCATCTAACTCATTGATCGTTGCGATACCTGATTTTTTTCCGTAGGCTGAAGAAACAACCAATTGAAATTGACTGATGCTTCCGCTGGTCGATACGGCATTGCGGGCATAGCGAATGTTGCTGCTATTGGTACCAGCCAGATTCACCTCGCATTCATCGGCTTTGGAGTACGACAATACTTTTTTGAGTATAGCGTAAGCTTCGTCTTTGGTAAGTAGTGTCATGACTATATTTTTCTTGAGGTGTTAATTACGTTTACTCCATTGAAGCGTGCAGTAGATGAACCGTGCGAAACGGCACTTACTTGTCCGGGTTGGCCTTTGCCGTCAAAGAATGAACCACCCAAACGATAGTCGCTCGAATCAGCAATGCCCACACAGGAATTCCAGAACTCCTGGGTATTCGATTGGTACGCCACATCTTTCAGCGCGCCAACGATCTTTCCATTTTTGATCTCATAGAACAACTGTCCTCCGAACTGGAAATTGTAACGTTGCTGATCGATGGAGAACGATCCATCTCCAACAATGTAGATTCCTTTCTCCACTCCTTTGATGATGTCGTCCATACTCTTCTTTTCTTTGCCTGGCTGAAGTGATACGTTCGGCATGCGCTGGAACTGGACGCTGCTCCAGTTGTCGGCATAGCAGCAACCTTGTGATGCATCGAGCCCAAGAATATGAGCCTGGTCGCGAATGGCCTGGTAGTTCACCAGGACTCCGTCTTTTATAATATCCCACTGGCCACACTTCACACCTTCATCGTCATAACCAACTGCACCGAGTGAACCGACTTGCGTTTTATCTGCTACAAGATTCACGAGGTTGCTTCCGAATTTGAAATTCTTCGACTGCCATTTGTCTAGCGTCAGGAAACTGGTACCGGCAAAATTAGCTTCGTACCCCAGCACGCGGTCAAGCTCGGACGGGTGACCTACTGATTCGTGTATTGTCAGCCACAAGTGAGAAGGATCAAGTACTAAATCGTATTTGCCCGGCTCTACTGATTTTGCTTTTAACTTTTCTCCGGCTTGTGCTCCTGCCGCTTTCGCATCTTCGAGCATATCATAACGGCCTTTATAAAGAGTAGTCACTCCCTGGATTTTATCCTGAGGGCGGGCATTCAAATATTCATAGCCCATGCCGATAGGTGTGCTCAATGAATTTCGAGTTTCAAATTTTCCCGTCTCCTTATCAATTTTGGTGACGAAGAAAACAGGCCAAATCCGGTGAACATCCTGATCAATGTAGGAGCCCTCCGAGGAGGCGAAATATTTCTGCTCATTCACTAAAAAGAGAATAGAGTTGATATAGTCGGCCCCCGATTTCATGGCTGCCGAATTCACCCCCAACAGGAGATCTACTTTCTCTTTGATAGGAACTTCGAACGCATTTTTTTCTATCGGTGCTTTCCAGCTTACTTCACCAAAACCTTTTTGCGGAGCAAGACGAACCGGCTCAGTGAGCAGTCGTGAGTTTTCCTTGGCAATTGCTACAGCAAGCCTGGCTGTTTGAGCGATGCTGTCATTGTCAAGTTTGTCAGTAGCAGCAAACCCCCAACCTCCGTTGGCGATCACCCGGATTCCCATGCCGTACGTTTCGGTATTGACAATGTTCTGCACTTTGTCTTCACGGGTTACCACAAATTGGTTGAGGTATCGCCCGACACGCACATCGGTGTAGGTTGCTCCCTGGGAGCGGGCAGCGTTGAGAGCAATATCAGCCATTTTTTTCTTCGTGGCCGGGTCAACACTTTCAAGCATTCGTTCCGGATCAATCGGCTTGCCGATCACCGGAATTGCGGGAATCATGGATGCCGCAGCTCCCATGCCCGTTAAGTAAATAAAATCTCTGCGTTTCAAATTTTGTTGGATTAAGTGTTCTGTTGATCTGTATGAGACGATCAATTTAAAAAAAAGTTATGGGTGTTTGTTAGGCGGAGAAGCCTTTTATCGGGGGGTATTATATTCAAATTATTGAACCTATTCCTCTCCGAAATAGCCGAAGCCGACTGTCCGATTTATTTTTATGATGCAAAAGGAAATTTAAAGAGAGAAGCCTTCTTAAAAACACCAACTTTCAAACGATCGAGTCGGAGAACCTGACTGACAGCCTTTACATCATTCGCGTTCAGACACCTAAAGGTATTTTACAGAGCAAGGTGATAATTGCTCAGAAGAAAACGGATTGATAACGACTCCTAAATTAAAGAACAAAAAAAGAGGCTCATTTCTGAGCCTCTTTTTTTTACGAGTTAAAACAAAAATACTAGTTCACAGTCGTTCTACGTAGACCAGTTCCATAAACAATGTCCTGCACATAAATTTGACCGGCAACCGCATTAATATTTCCTGGGCCACTATAGGCCACTGAAGAGCCTGTCTGGTTGATATTTGTTAGATATCCAGAGCCACCATTCAGCAGCGTACTAGTTCCGTTCCAGACCTGTTCATTACCAGCACTTTTAGCAAAGCCACTCAACTGGAACGTTGCACCAGTTCCTGCCGTTCCGAGTGTTGGCGATATAGTTACTCCAAAAATCGAATTATAGCCGGCACTAAAAACACCAGGGCTAACTGATGTTGGAGTTATTCCCGTTACTTTACCATTAGCAGCAACAGTTACTGTAGCTTTTGCCGACACTGGAGCTAAATCAGTAATAACTACCGTTGGCGTACTTGAAGAGAAACTCCCGGTTTTATAGGTTAATAATGGATCAATAAATGACACCGTTGTCCCATTTGTTGCCATTTGAGTTGCAACAACAGCGTATGGGGTTCCGAACTGATCCAGTACATTAGTACTCAAAGTTTGAGTGTTTCCAAGTGTTGTATTGAACTGAATAGTAGTTGGAAGAACAGAGTAGGCCGAAGTGGTTGTTGGATTACTCAGGAACCATTGGAAGCCCATATCAGTAATTGCCAGGCTGGGCTGGGTAGTTGGGCTTCCCCCTGCAAACGAGAAAGTTGGAGCTGAAGTGTATCCAGTACCTACACCAGTGAGTGCTATTATCAAGCCAGAAACTTGAGATGTATAAACCGCTGTAGCGCTTGCACCAGTGCCAGTGCCGCCATTACCCGTAATTGTCACCTTAAATGAAGTTACATCGAGAGGGCTTGTATTGAAACTAACATTACCACCGGTAGGAGCTCCAAGTGTAGCTAAGTCAGTTATGTTAGGAAGGCCATTACCAGCTGTGGGTGTGACATTATTCCAAGAAACTATTGTATTTGTACCTCCATTACCGTCCACGTATTGAAAGGCAACGGTGATGGGTGCAGCATACCCAGTTCCTGCAACAATATTGCTAAAGGCAGTTAGTGTTCCACTCAGTGCAGTTTTTAAAACGGCTTGTGTAGTGGCTCCCCCACCGGCAACAGTGACGACAGGTGATGAACTAAATGGTCCCACACCGCGATCAAATTGATATGTTATGCTAGACTGAGTAAACGAAGTTGATTGATTCGTTATAGCCTGGGTCCAATTGCTCAATGATCTAGGCACCTTGCTGAATGGAGTAAAATTGAGTCCGGTTCCTGAGTTTGGAGGGGCAGGAAAAGTTGCCATTGCTCCGGGTACGCTTGGAATAGCAACTGTGTTGGTTGTTGAAGGACCCCATGTGGTTGGAATGTCTTGAAACTGGGGAGTGGGCAGATTCACGCCATTAACACTGTTCACAGCAAGATGGAGATTGCCATCGATCGTTGGAACAAGGACAGTCATTAGCAAGCCTGCAGCAGTCGCCGGAACGGTCATTGTGTATTTACCAGTTGCATTATCAACTACCGCTGATCCCAGACTGCCTTGATTGAAATTATAAGATGTAATTGTAACACCGGTTCCTTGTACAGCAGATGCTATC
Proteins encoded in this window:
- the tldD_2 gene encoding TldD protein: MGAAASMIPAIPVIGKPIDPERMLESVDPATKKKMADIALNAARSQGATYTDVRVGRYLNQFVVTREDKVQNIVNTETYGMGIRVIANGGWGFAATDKLDNDSIAQTARLAVAIAKENSRLLTEPVRLAPQKGFGEVSWKAPIEKNAFEVPIKEKVDLLLGVNSAAMKSGADYINSILFLVNEQKYFASSEGSYIDQDVHRIWPVFFVTKIDKETGKFETRNSLSTPIGMGYEYLNARPQDKIQGVTTLYKGRYDMLEDAKAAGAQAGEKLKAKSVEPGKYDLVLDPSHLWLTIHESVGHPSELDRVLGYEANFAGTSFLTLDKWQSKNFKFGSNLVNLVADKTQVGSLGAVGYDDEGVKCGQWDIIKDGVLVNYQAIRDQAHILGLDASQGCCYADNWSSVQFQRMPNVSLQPGKEKKSMDDIIKGVEKGIYIVGDGSFSIDQQRYNFQFGGQLFYEIKNGKIVGALKDVAYQSNTQEFWNSCVGIADSSDYRLGGSFFDGKGQPGQVSAVSHGSSTARFNGVNVINTSRKI
- the tldD_1 gene encoding TldD protein; protein product: MTLLTKDEAYAILKKVLSYSKADECEVNLAGTNSSNIRYARNAVSTSGSISQFQLVVSSAYGKKSGIATINELDDTSLEKVVRRSEELAQLAPENPEYVSFLGPQTYAEPITYVPATAAITPKMRADAVAQSLQVAKGTKTVAAGFLEDNNGFTAMMNSKGLFAYNTSTNTNFSITMRTEDGKGSGYATRGYNDITKLNVKEATEIAAQKAVKSATAKGIEPGKYTVILEPAAAAVLLERIFFGLDARQADEGRSFLSKPGGGTKLGEKLVDERVNIYSNPLHPDLPTSTWNGDGRPQEKVSWIEKGVIKNLTYSRYWAQNKNVKAVPGPDAAIMEGGTKSLEELIAGTKKGVLVTRLWYIRDVDPQTLLLTGLTRDGTFYIENGKIQYPIKNFRFNESPIIMLNNLEELGKVERTVSVESNVNYLLPPLKIRDFTFSSLSDAV